Within Cydia pomonella isolate Wapato2018A chromosome 26, ilCydPomo1, whole genome shotgun sequence, the genomic segment aaagctgaaatttggcatggatatataaatcaataaagccgacaaagtcgtacaataaaatctaaaaatttatattttatttagggtacctcccctacacgtaaagttaattttaatataataaataaatatcgctTATGGACAATGAGCTTCTATCGTCTACCGTGAagataacagacagacagacggacagagtaACTTTATTTCGCTTTTATTTCAAGTAGGGACAttcaataaaatcataaaatgaCAACATGTCTTTACTTCATCGTAAAACATGTCAAAAGCCGAGAACGATCCATTGTGTGAACATTATTTAACATTTGACCCCCTGTCCATTGAGAGAGCgaattaacattaattaacaTGAATGTGCAACGCGTTGTGTCATTTCAACTGTGTGCAGAGTATTTATAAGGTTATACGTACTTATATGGTTACTTACCGTTTACTAATTATCTTGTATAGTTCAGAGACGTATACTTATACGGGGGGGAGGGATCAGGGGGATTTTGCCGCCGCCCGAAAAATCTTGATTGCAACGAGTACCGAGTTTTTCTGCGTAATTTGTATGAGTGTAAACAAGGGTACATAAACATATATGTTAGGTCATAGGTACCGAGCAATATTTACCATGGGACCCCCAACATAGCGAGCAAAAAGCTGTTTActaagtattacattttatctaaTCAGATTTTGAAGATTCTATCGGAGACTCTAAAACTTATTCGCGATTTTAAGGTTGGTCtcgtagtaaaagttgctcagtatcatctataatatttacttcacacataaagttaaaaaaaaaacccgcagTTTAATTATTTACCCCGAACTGAAGAAGAGTAACTTCTTGCGCAACCGGTACGGTTCGCGCATGGTCCAGTAACCCCCGCGCGGTTCAGTGGGTACACCGCTTACACCTAATCCTCCCCGGGGGTTCAACGCTCTTCCAAACCTGATTATTTGATATTTGCATGAGAGCACACAATAGTCTACAGTGATTTCTTTgtctaatttaaaattatggtgATTAGAATCTAATTTGTTTaatctaaaaatctaaataggACATTTTTACCCTGCCAGATAACATACTCTAaagcaggggtcaccaattagttttttcggggtccggtttttaaaaataaagttaccatcgcggtccgtttctacttgagctcattatttaaataagtaaaaacatAATATAGGTCGGCGGTCCGGTTCCCGGACCGCGGTCTGCCATTTGGGTCCCCTGTTATAAACactaaagcgccaattacatccacacttgccgatttcgggcccgaaatcattCCCGATTTCGGACCTGATAATCGacaatttcaaatattgtaaacgatgtgctggtatttggtgaaacggaaaaatattatttctcgggcccaaaatcgggtctgatattaggcctgataaagtgtgggtgtaattggcacttaaagcaaacagggcggctaccgggaaaatcgaaattcggcaattgcgggcatttttctctgtcactctaatggcgtcttactaagagtaaaagagaaagatccccgcaatttgcgaatttcggttttcgcggtaggcccccagtataGACTAAACTAAAGCCTTCGAGCAACATCGGCTTCCGACAgtaagggaggagcctaagcgatatcttaccatacaaatctttctgccatttttgcggggggaaacggcgcagacagtcgcacttctcactcactacatacaaaatccaatctgtaatgacgacacacgtcaaagacaaatcttgcacacctcgatctctttttgtgtatggaCGAGTCACAATCACAACATGCACCGACATAGTTGTGCcaatgctttggcagaggggaaatagtatgaatgccgtctcccttccctgtgttgctcgaagactAAAGCcattaaaatatcattaaagGTAGAATTAGACCACGACAGggtggaataccatcctaaGGACCACCGCTAGAAAActtgcttttaaatatataataatttttaagaaaaaaaaagacttcATTGAGGGCGACCGGTGAAAGAaggattattgttgattttggatttcatacaatcaaattaaaaagacagcgtcctacgcctaattatgtaaaaGGTtagtcactgcacccaccttgacacatttcagatttgctggttgacagccgccgcagccgaaagGGGGAAGCGGCCTCTCATACCCCCTAACGGGAGGTATCGAACGACATccagtcatcatcatcatcatttattgAATGCCAACCATGGTATTACAAGGTGttcacatataaaaaaaaatgtgtttgatACTTTTCTATATGCATGAcatttacctattattattattattcttttttataattattattgactttttttatataggtaatactttttttttattctgacaTTGTTATACTTTTATTCTTAATTGGTTTTAATGACATGCATACTGAGAGTCCAAGTATTGTACGCCAAATTCTGGCTGATTGTGATGTAACAAAATACTAACCCTACCACCATTTATAACCACTCAcattcaaacaataaataatttgtatttgtatataataataacaattatgaaGTACAGCATGGACCCTGATAGGGCGAGacaaatcttaaaaatataacttaacctagacaaacaataatacaattttcgataggtattcaaatatatcataaaaatagtTCAGTCTAATATCgtattttatctatatttaatttatatcgtgaaaaattttttttggacgCAATAAATGTGTAATTTACACTTAAAACTAATACATATTTTCCGATCCGTCGTTCATATATTCTTCGAGAGTGTAAAAAGCTAtagatattaaatattgttttagttttgtaacAAAAGTCGTGTACTTCTCTGCAGCTACTATATAACTAGGTAACTTGTTGTAGACTTTCATCGACATGGAATGCGGTCCGTTCGAGATCATTCTGACCCCGACCCTGAGTCCCGACTCCAACACCTCtgatggcctaccgcgaacacctaAGTTTGCATTCGgccatctttctcttttactctaattTGACAGAGTTAGGTGCTCAAAGTttacgaactttgattttcacgttttttttttatttgggaaaGGACTAGAGTTCATGGTCtaagatatataaaaaaaaatgatgtgacatttgaaatttttgacattgacatttgaAACTAAATACGAGTCAATAACATGCCAAATGGATCCTGGTTTTTACTTTACAAGTTATTTGTTTAAACATAATAGtgttaaatagtacattacgatacaagtgcgaaaaataggaaattcgaaacgagtggcgataaattaaaacacgaccgaagggagtgttttaaatcgacacgagttgcgaattacctattcgcacatgtatcgtacaacgttttacagtacatatggccctttaaatgttcgacacagtaacataatatgctacttctcgcactagtgctataaagtagccccatatgtactgtaaaatattataccGCATACACCACCTGGCCAATGGAATACGATTTTCCTAAGGAAGGAGCTTGGTAAGCTTTCCTTAAGTCTGCCTTTTAACTGAAACACaattattactatttataaCCCTAAGTTTATAGCCCTAAGACATAAAATCTTGTCAAGGAAGAGTTCTGTTCCTCTCTTCTTGCTCAATCAAATAATGGGAATTGGGtctaatttaacttgcaagatttgacccgaacaaacatattttaaacattgCAAGTTAGCAAAAAAAAGATACATAACATATACTATAACATACAATTGCCTATATTTATAGGCATTGGCACCAGAGTTGAGTTGCCCATACGACCATAAGACAATATTGTGCTTTAATTCGTTTAATTTCATTCTCCGGCATTAGATCCACCACTATTTTTGGGTGGATCACATTTTAtcgtgttgtttttttttctgttgtcTGAGGCATATATTTGACCCATGTTtgttcatttgtattttttttaatgtagtgaACCCATCAAAATGAAGGACTGCTGGGTGCGGCTTGAACGTTTACAGAGTACCGAGGACCAAAGCCTAAGACaagttgatgatgatgatgatgcagGTGAGTAATGTAAAGTAAGGCCAACAAAATGATCTAAAACTAAACAATCTTACTGTTAAGGTGGAGTAGGCACAGCCAGCAGAGGTTCTGAAAAATCGCATTCCTCTTTTAGATCATAATACGGTtggaaaaaatatgaataacaatCTTGAGGCCATCCTCTAGTAACGATTTGAAACctgattaaacaactttcgctCGATGGAAAAATAATCATGAACacattgtgttgtattgtagtaggggcgattttccgcaactcgacgactggcgcctattttgcgtgacaagggttggctactcttgccagcccaactcctcgaggaatccaatcaaacctttgatgttgagtaggacctcagggagatctctcggggatccgagatgccctgtatggggccactccgctgcattccagcaccactgtttcttctgtctccatgcatcctcggcataggggactgtctgtgacacctgttatgaaaagatgtttgttaaatagtccatgacctgttatgacactggttaccatactcagtcggaccttccctagttgaaggaatgcccttgtgagctttccgttgatgccaggtatggcttcttttgcctgtctgcatccagtctggttgagccagtgttctgtgtgtagtttccctgtacgtgccagcaccattgagcgtaccttgctaaacggtatcggaagaatcggttccggaccaatcgcccccacacctgatccttgcctggcaagctcgtccgcagcatcgttaccccggGATCCACTGTCCCTTGATCCATACACCAGCCACACACACACCGTCCCCCAAATAACGGCCACTAGACCACCCCACcggtcggtggggaagcgacccgcgacagccgccgcagccgaaaggcggtagcggcccctcatacccccctgacggggggtatcgacagatttCCAGTCcagtcccttgatccattgtaaagtgatcctattattattatgacatacctccattagtcatTCGTGGCATttgtgtataagtttggatgtaactatatggctatttagagcaattaagactgctctactgtcggagagtatgcggatggaggatcctactacttTCCTTGcaatgatggcagccgccgcaaAAAAATATAGGTGTATTTTCTGCCGAAAATATGCCAACCCATTTGAGACAGCTAAATGGTTGTGGTACCGACATTTTTGTTCTATCGGAcgaaagtcaagaaatcaggtttcgaatcgatgaacgAATTGGTAGAGAAAGGCTGCAAGatttctattaatattttttggcaaccgtatgaTATGTATGAtctaaaaaaccggtcaagtgcgagtaaTAAGTGCTACGATATTTTGAACACTTTTCTGAGTGAATGATTAAACCCAATACAAGTTTTTgcaaaatggaataaaaaagttaagcaaaatcaaaaaaatatcaacaacgGCCAGTTTGTTTCTGTGTCTTTAATTTTGTCAAAGTGTCAGTAcctaaaaaaaatgcttttttacctaatattttttttatcttagatAATAgtttgaaacataataatttcgCCATATTATTTCCATCTTGGGAGTTAATACTTAATAAATCCCTGACTCCGGATTGCCAATGTACATATATGTCATTTTGGATCATGTCACATAATATACTATTCTTTCAGGATCACTGACTGACTTCACGCTGTCCGTCGAAAATACCGCGAGAAAACGTCGAAAGCAGAAGGAATACTCGTGCTTAATATGCAAAAGAGTGTttcttacaaaatataatttaaaacatcATGAATACGTTCACACCGGGGAAAAACCTTACTCGTGCATTATTTGTAAGAAAACATTTTCGTTTTTAGGTAATTTAAAGGTACATGAATACACCCATACTGGTGAGAAACGCTACTCCTGCGAAATATGTAAGAAGAAGTTTGTACACGCAAGCTCCTTGAATGCACATAGTAAAATTCATACAAATGTGAGGGCTTATAATTGTGAATTATGTCAGAAAAAGTTTAAAACCTTAGGCGCTTTGAAGAGACATAAACGTATACACTTGGGATTAAACCTGATTCGTGCACGTTGTGTAAAAGAATTATActaatttaagtaattttaaagTACATAAACGTACACATCAGGTTAAAAAAGCTTACACGAGTCTCATAAGTAAAGAAGAGTTTACCCTTTTAGTCAATTTGAAAAATCATGAACTAATACACACGGGAGAAAAGCCCCACGCTCGCGAATGATGTTAGAAAAGTTTCTCAAGCCTACGATATTAAAAAGACATAATGTTGTACATATAggcaataaaactaaacctttCTCGTGAGTTATATGTCAGAAGAAGTTAACACAATCAAGATATTTAAAGCCACACGAGCGTGTTCATACTGGGGAAAACCCGTATTCCTGTAAAACGTAAAAAGGAATTCAAAATATCAAGCATTTAAAGACTACATAAACGGACACACTGGAGTGAAATTATATTCTTGCGAAGTATGACGGAAGGAGTTTACATGGTATAGTAGTTTTAAGAGACATGTAAAAATGTATGGGCATTTTCAGGAAAATGTATAGTTTAATAAAAGTACATTTATTCGACAAACATTTTGTTCTTACTCAGACTCACGAGGACTAATGTAATAAAAGAGAAATCGACCAAGagcgggccatgctcagtgtagggttccgtagtagggctattagtaagtatcatgtacattacaagcataagggagtaccttagcagcgctttgtacgtctttatactaagaagagaaggctttttgcaataactcaaaaacgaacCGATAATGTtcgttatagttttcattgaaattattgactaagcttttgttttacgatttttgacatttttttggGCCCATGGTGCATATTTTTATAGGGGACACATATTGTTTTCCTTCAGAGCGAATATTCACTTAGTCAACTAATGGTTGTTGAAGAcgcttattcgttttgaaagacctatccaacgataccccacaccattgggttaaagtaaaaaaaatatagtaacattttgtatgggaagtattgtaaaaaaaatttttttggtctTTTATTTTAACGTTCTGGGGCCATGAGTGATTAATGTATCGAATCCAAattgtagctttctagcactaacgatcactgagcaaagccgcggacggacagacagacggacatggctaaactataagggtttctagttgactaccgtccggaaccctaaaaaagtgtatgaaatatCGAGTATGGACCGTCATAATACGGGCTCTTTAatttttgtatcaaaaatgGTATTGGAAAACGCTTTCTTCTTTTAAATCAATAGTCATTGTAATTCTATGTAGAAATAACCgaataatttaaactttatcgaAAAAAGTATATGTTATACTTACGGCGTGCTTACGGCTAACGTTAAACCACACTACATTCAAtagttatatttgttttaacacattcactgccagacaaaaaacggcgcactaccccagaaaccggtggtctatagctgcgtacaaaatgtgtgtgaatgtgttaaaagacATAATGACAGTATACGCTAAGATCTTATTTGTACATAGTATTTTTCACCTGGGCATtggttttatagaaaaatataattataaggaTTAAGTACTCTGTATCtacaggtatttaaataaaagtaaacaaaatgtaccCTTAAATAGCTCCTCGAGCCAGTTGAGGGTTGTGAAGGGAAATAAACATGGAAGCATTCTGTCCGCTCAATTATAGCCCAACGTATACTACCCTAAGGTGGGCGGGGCTTACAAACTACTCGATTGGCAACTTCAGTTCGACCGAGATGACAATCGGTGACGGATGGCTAAATCGGTTGataagaacatttttttaacagttTACGACTTTGTCCCGGTTGCAATGGAAACTGGTGTTCTGAGGCgaaaactttaattaaaaatctGGGGCAGCGGTTAAGAGAGCGAGGTTGGGGTCCCCGTTCTGGCTCATACCTGGTCCAGCAAATATCACTGGCagtacagcgcggtaatgcggccagtatttttggaactACTGCGCCGGGTACGTGTCGTCTCGGGGATTAACGGGGAGGCGTAGGTAATGTTAGGTTTTTGAacgaagcttgttgcggattttatcTTGATTTTTGACGAAGCCGGTGGCGGATTAtttatgtagattggacgatGTTTGTTTACCTACGCTTTTGACGAATGCTGTGCTGTGGATTGGGATAATGGTTGTGTTTTAGTACTTATGTActttgtcttcttcttcctcgcgttgtcccgacattttgccacggctcatgggagcctggggtccgcttgacaactaatcccagatttggcgtaggcactagatttTTTAGGAAAAGTACttatgtaatttgtaattgatAAAATTGCCTTTTCGTTATTTTAATTTGCACAAAATTATCAACAACTTTggcctcttgtaaaacaaactgTTGCTCTTGGAACTGAATAATATACTTAAACAAACAGTAAATcgtattttaacatttatttcagaacattattatgttatcaATACAATAAATTGCGTCATATTTGACATAATTTGATCTTTTCAGGCTTAAATTAATACTATACATACACAAGGGACACAGTATTGTAAACTAACGTGTCCATTAAAATATAACACAATGCTTTTACTAGAATCTTAGATTTTTGAAGTGTTAGGTTAGAGCACAGCTAATATCTCCAAAGGTTATAAGGTTAAGTTTAATCTATATTTCAATAATAGTTATATTAGGCGGCGGTGTTTAAATATTGACTTTCTCTATTTGTGTTAAAGTAGAAAATCAATTGTTAAACATATatctaatttaacatttttaaatattacggAAAAAAGTGCTTTTAGTTACTTCATACGCCATTACAATCGATGTTTTGAGAACCCTTTGAAACCTAAAATAAACCTATAAAAAAACTAACtctttaaaaaatgattttctatttctatgaaaggcgattttcatagaaatagaagTC encodes:
- the LOC133532018 gene encoding putative zinc finger protein 702 codes for the protein MEYDFPKEGACEPIKMKDCWVRLERLQSTEDQSLRQVDDDDDAGSLTDFTLSVENTARKRRKQKEYSCLICKRVFLTKYNLKHHEYVHTGEKPYSCIICKKTFSFLGNLKVHEYTHTGEKRYSCEICKKKFVHASSLNAHSKIHTNVRAYNCELCQKKFKTLGALKRHKRIHLGLNLIRARCVKELY